In the genome of Brachypodium distachyon strain Bd21 chromosome 3, Brachypodium_distachyon_v3.0, whole genome shotgun sequence, the window CATAAAAAATGAACTTGCAAGTTTAGTGAGGCATTCTATCAAACAGGTTGTGGCATGCCACTCACCAACACTCAATCAGACCGGGGTTTGTATTGGGAAGATTAAGGCGCGGACGGACGACATCAATTCAGGGGAGAATCGAGGTGTAGGCAGCCGACGCCGCAGCAGGAAGATATCAAGGTGTGGGAAACCGCACCTTTGCCAAAGTTCCTCGACGGCTTCTTGGCCGTCACTGTGAGGTTGTGCgctccttccttttcttcttcccacCATCCAACGGACCTCCTCTccttccgccgccatggatgCCTTAGGTGGCTGTCGCGGCGGGTAGTACCCGAAGCCGgagccgtcggcggcggcggtggggttggggttggcggaggaggatggcggGGTAGAGGGGCAATTAGTTAAGAATTGGGGGGATGACCTCAAGACACTGTTGCAATCACCGTCACCGTCTGACGTTCTCGCTGCCATCGAACGCCGCTCTCCACCGCCCGTCACCGCGGACCGTCCACGACCTCCCAGTTCCACAAGGTGAGCATGTTATCACATTGTTGTTCATTGAGTTCTTGCCAACGAGTACGAAGTTACAAAGGCGACACAGCAAAGCGGATGAAGCGGAGCAGGGCGAACAAGGTGAGATTTGTACCGATTTCCATTATAGTCCGAACTTGAATCGTCACTTAAATCGAATCTGTAATTATTTGTGAGGAGCTTTTCATATGAATCCTTGTTTATGCAGTGAATTCTTCTGTTGTGCTGATAGGATCTACCGAGCCCCCAGGAGGTGAGATAGAGAGGAAGATTTCCGCCAAGCCACAGGAAGGTGAGATGAGCCATTTCACCAATGCATTGCAGACTCCATCCATATGTTTCCTTGATTTATCTATGCTGATTATGATTCTACATTGTGTCATTTCAAAATTCATCAATTTATTGCTTACTTTATGTGTACCGGCTGAGACGACTGTGGTATTTCAAAATTCatccatttgttttttttacagcaaaagACCCCTTATATTACTCTGTTATATTACTCTGAAACAAGTGTTACATCTGAAATCAAAAGGGGCATAATGCTAGGGGGGAGGGAGATTAAACCAGGAGGTTACTGGGGAGCCCTTGGCTAATTGTGCAATTCAtccatttgtttcttgtttatCTGTACTGATTAAGACTCTGATTGTAGCTTGAAATAATTTATCCTGTTATAAACTACCAAAAGGTGGCAGTAAAGTATACTCAGTGCCCTCAGTGAGAAGATTTCTAGAGGCATGAGCTTAATATATTATGAGGGCATGAGCATGTCAAAGATATCATTGATTCCTTGATTTTTATTATTAATATGCTTATAGCATGATTTTACTGAATTTATACGAGTCAAGACTCAAGAGCGCATTGTGCAGCAAGATTACTGTATAGTTATTCCAACCTATTAATTAGCTGCCATTGGGCATGCAGACACCTCAGAGATTTAGAACTACTACGGATGCAACACCTCTATGATCTCAATATTTCAACAGCCTAACATCACTTCAAATTTAAAAG includes:
- the LOC112271573 gene encoding uncharacterized protein LOC112271573 isoform X2, coding for MTSRHCCNHRHRLTFSLPSNAALHRPSPRTVHDLPVPQGEHVITLLFIEFLPTSTKLQRRHSKADEAEQGEQVNSSVVLIGSTEPPGGEIERKISAKPQEDTSEI
- the LOC112271573 gene encoding uncharacterized protein LOC112271573 isoform X3, which encodes MTSRHCCNHRHRLTFSLPSNAALHRPSPRTVHDLPVPQGEHVITLLFIEFLPTSTKLQRRHSKADEAEQGEQGSTEPPGGEIERKISAKPQEDTSEI
- the LOC112271573 gene encoding uncharacterized protein LOC112271573 isoform X1; the encoded protein is MTSRHCCNHRHRLTFSLPSNAALHRPSPRTVHDLPVPQGEHVITLLFIEFLPTSTKLQRRHSKADEAEQGEQVNSSVVLIGSTEPPGGEIERKISAKPQEVVLRRHGRSKF